The Euphorbia lathyris chromosome 2, ddEupLath1.1, whole genome shotgun sequence genome includes a window with the following:
- the LOC136218069 gene encoding protein NRT1/ PTR FAMILY 4.6, with protein MSLSHSTKPLRVEEIEMEEGQKQVWEGYVDWRNRPAIRGKHGGMVAATFVLVVEILENLAFLANASNLVTYLSNNMHLSPSRSAINVTNFMGTAFLLALLGGFLSDAFFTTYLIYLISAAIQFLGLVILTVQARSGSLQPPECNRSNPNIQCEEVHGGKAAMLYIGLYLVALGVGGIKGALPTHGAEQFDEASPKGRKQRSTFFNYFVFCLSCGALIAVTFVVWVEDNKGWEWGFGLSTIAIFLSVPIFLSGSLTYRNRIPSGSPLTTIFKVLIAAATNTCITGTSPSNAVANLTTSPFSTTQEMQELESKEACKDTRSTDEVTKSISCLNQAVFKTPTYSALHCTANEVEDVKVVIRILPIFACTIMLNCCLAQLSSFSVEQASTMDTKLGSMKVPPASLPVFPVVFIMILAPIYDHFIIPFARKATKSEMGISHLQRIGIGLFLSIVAMAVAALVEIKRKRVATHSGMLDSKEALPITFFWIAFQYLFLGSADLFTLAGLLEFFFTEAPSSMRSLATSLSWASLAMGYYLSSAIVSIVNHITSNYNHRPWLEGPNINYYYLERFYWLMCVLSAVNFLHYLFWANWYKYRSIRAN; from the exons atgtccCTCTCTCATTCAACCAAACCGCTCAGAGTTGAAGAAATTGAAATG GAAGAAGGTCAAAAGCAGGTGTGGGAAGGGTATGTGGACTGGAGGAATAGGCCTGCAATTAGAGGGAAGCATGGAGGCATGGTGGCTGCAACTTTTGTGTTAG TTGTGGAAATACTGGAGAATTTAGCATTTCTGGCAAATGCAAGCAACTTGGTGACATACCTATCAAACAACATGCACTTATCTCCATCTAGATCGGCTATTAATGTCACGAATTTCATGGGTACTGCTTTCCTCTTAGCCCTTCTCGGAGGTTTTCTTTCTGATGCTTTTTTCACTACGTATCTCATCTACCTGATAAGTGCTGCTATTCAATTCCTG GGGTTGGTGATACTAACAGTGCAAGCGAGGTCCGGTTCGCTACAGCCACCGGAGTGTAACCGAAGCAACCCGAACATCCAGTGTGAAGAAGTACATGGTGGGAAAGCAGCAATGCTGTATATAGGCCTGTATTTAGTGGCACTCGGAGTAGGAGGAATAAAAGGCGCATTACCGACACATGGGGCAGAGCAATTTGATGAAGCCTCACCTAAAGGAAGGAAGCAGAGATCAACTTTCTTCAATTACTTTGTGTTCTGTCTTTCCTGTGGAGCTCTTATTGCTGTTACATTTGTTGTTTGGGTTGAAGATAATAAAGGCTGGGAATGGGGTTTCGGATTGTCTACTATTGCCATATTTTTGTCTGTCCCTATTTTCCTTTCTGGCTCTCTCACTTATCGGAATAGGATACCCTCTGGTAGTCCCCTTACTACCATTTTCAAG GTTCTGATTGCTGCTGCAACGAACACTTGCATCACCGGAACTAGTCCGAGCAATGCTGTAGCGAACTTGACTACTAGCCCTTTCAGTACAACTCAGGAAATGCAGGAACTTGAATCAAAAGAAGCTTGCAAAGATACGCGATCAACGGATGAGGTAACGAAAAGCATCAGTTGCCTAAACCAAGCAGTGTTCAAAACGCCAACCTATTCTGCACTACATTGCACAGCCAATGAAGTGGAAGATGTCAAAGTTGTTATAAGAATCCTGCCTATATTTGCTTGTACTATCATGCTCAACTGCTGCCTAGCTCAGCTCTCCTCATTTTCAGTAGAACAAGCTAGTACTATGGACACAAAGCTCGGTTCCATGAAAGTTCCTCCAGCGTCCCTTCCTGTTTTCCCCGTCGTCTTCATTATGATCTTAGCACCAATTTACGACCACTTCATCATTCCATTCGCACGAAAAGCAACCAAATCAGAAATGGGAATTTCTCATCTGCAAAGAATTGGGATTGGCTTGTTTCTTTCAATAGTAGCAATGGCAGTAGCAGCGTTAGTAGAGATCAAGCGAAAGAGAGTTGCTACGCATTCAGGAATGCTGGATTCGAAGGAGGCATTACCGATCACATTCTTCTGGATTGCATTTCAGTACTTGTTCTTAGGATCAGCAGATCTTTTCACTCTAGCAGGATTGTTGGAATTTTTCTTCACCGAAGCACCGTCGAGCATGAGATCATTAGCTACATCTCTTTCATGGGCATCCTTGGCTATGGGGTACTACTTAAGCTCGGCAATAGTATCCATAGTTAATCAtataacaagtaactacaatCACAGGCCATGGCTGGAAGGTCCAAACATAAATTACTATTACCTGGAGAGATTTTACTGGCTCATGTGTGTGCTGAGTGCTGTGAATTTCTTACATTATCTATTTTGGGCCAATTGGTATAAATATAGATCAATAAGAGCTAACTAG